A window from Nitrospirota bacterium encodes these proteins:
- a CDS encoding D-glycerate dehydrogenase, with protein sequence MPLPALYVSRLLPDPVMAAIRERFRLTAVPAVEPPSPRALLDGMREAEAAICTLTETIDGAVLSRAPQLKILANYAVGYNNIDLDAARAHGVVVTNTPDVLTDTTADLTWALLLAAARRVVEGDRLVRARQWTGWAPTHMLGADVWGKTLGVIGMGRIGQAVARRAAGFNMPVLYAGRHPVPGDPRWDFRPFVEVLAESDFITVHVPLTPDTHHLLDKQAFARMKPTAFLINTSRGPVVDEAALVEALRAGRPAGAGLDVYEREPELHPGLRELPNVVLLPHLGSATLDTRIRMGMICVENVRAVLEGRPAPNRVA encoded by the coding sequence ATGCCGTTGCCCGCCTTGTATGTCTCGCGCCTGCTTCCCGATCCGGTCATGGCCGCGATCCGCGAGCGGTTTCGGCTCACGGCCGTTCCCGCGGTCGAGCCCCCGTCTCCCCGCGCGCTGCTGGACGGCATGCGGGAGGCGGAGGCGGCCATCTGCACCTTGACGGAAACGATCGACGGCGCGGTGCTGAGCCGCGCGCCGCAGTTGAAAATCCTGGCCAATTACGCGGTCGGCTACAACAACATCGACCTCGACGCCGCGCGCGCTCACGGCGTCGTCGTCACCAACACCCCGGACGTGCTGACCGACACGACCGCCGATTTGACCTGGGCGCTGTTGCTGGCTGCGGCTCGCCGCGTCGTCGAGGGCGATCGGCTGGTGCGGGCGCGTCAGTGGACCGGCTGGGCGCCGACCCACATGCTGGGCGCCGACGTCTGGGGCAAGACGCTCGGAGTGATCGGCATGGGCCGGATCGGGCAAGCCGTAGCGCGCCGCGCCGCCGGTTTCAACATGCCGGTGCTGTACGCCGGTCGGCATCCGGTGCCGGGCGATCCCCGGTGGGACTTCAGGCCGTTCGTCGAGGTGCTGGCCGAATCGGATTTTATCACCGTCCATGTCCCGCTGACGCCCGACACGCACCATCTGCTCGACAAGCAGGCGTTCGCGCGCATGAAGCCCACCGCCTTCCTGATCAACACCTCGCGCGGTCCGGTGGTGGACGAAGCCGCCTTGGTGGAGGCGCTCCGCGCCGGCCGGCCGGCCGGCGCGGGGCTTGACGTGTACGAACGGGAACCGGAACTCCATCCCGGCCTCCGCGAACTCCCTAATGTCGTGCTGTTGCCCCACCTGGGATCGGCGACGCTGGACACGCGCATCCGGATGGGCATGATCTGCGTGGAGAACGTGCGGGCCGTGCTGGAAGGGCGGCCGGCTCCCAATCGGGTGGCCTGA
- a CDS encoding ATP-binding protein, with protein sequence MIAGADKHQDLILTALPVVFYAAAPDERLDRPWVSQNSARITGFTPEAFASDPGLWVSRLHPDDRERVLAEFLKLPPDGACTVEYRWLMADQTYRWFLDTAVFTRESGAGDRRLAGLWMDVTKRKAAEAELEASRAELERSREELRALAGKLLTVQDEERRRISRDLHDDVSQRLAVIGLELEAVYGSLRSSSSPFKRQLRAIHKQVVRLSDDLRHLAYQFHQTIVEDLGLVVALQRYVNDFVRRTGVKARFIKRRVPEFLAQDVATCLYRVAQESLGNVAAHAKASHVTLELIGSDDEIRLTVRDSGVGMDVEAVRQRSRGLGLLSMTERVRLLNGSVELRSRPGQGTEVSVRLPLTMDQP encoded by the coding sequence ATGATCGCCGGAGCCGACAAGCATCAGGATCTGATCTTGACCGCGCTTCCCGTGGTGTTCTACGCCGCCGCGCCCGACGAACGTCTTGACCGTCCCTGGGTCAGCCAGAATTCGGCGCGCATCACCGGCTTCACCCCCGAGGCATTTGCCTCGGACCCCGGGCTCTGGGTCTCCCGGCTCCATCCCGATGACCGGGAGCGCGTGCTGGCCGAGTTCCTCAAGCTTCCCCCTGACGGCGCGTGCACGGTCGAGTACCGGTGGCTCATGGCGGACCAAACCTACCGCTGGTTTTTGGATACGGCCGTCTTCACCCGGGAAAGCGGCGCCGGCGATCGCCGCCTCGCCGGACTCTGGATGGACGTGACCAAGCGCAAGGCCGCGGAGGCCGAGTTGGAAGCCAGTCGCGCCGAACTGGAGCGGAGCCGGGAGGAATTGCGCGCGCTGGCGGGGAAACTGCTGACCGTGCAGGACGAGGAACGCCGGCGGATCTCGCGCGACCTCCACGACGATGTCAGCCAACGGTTGGCCGTCATCGGCCTGGAACTGGAGGCGGTGTACGGAAGCCTTCGGTCTTCGTCCTCGCCGTTCAAGCGCCAACTCCGCGCGATCCACAAACAAGTCGTCCGGTTGTCCGACGATCTGCGCCACCTGGCTTATCAATTTCATCAAACCATCGTGGAGGACCTGGGGCTGGTCGTCGCCCTGCAGCGGTATGTGAACGACTTCGTCCGGCGGACCGGCGTCAAGGCCCGGTTCATCAAACGCCGCGTGCCAGAGTTCCTCGCTCAGGACGTCGCCACGTGCCTGTATCGGGTCGCCCAGGAGAGCCTGGGGAACGTCGCGGCCCACGCCAAGGCCTCCCATGTGACGTTGGAGCTGATCGGCTCGGACGACGAAATCCGCCTGACCGTTCGCGATTCCGGCGTCGGCATGGATGTCGAGGCGGTCCGCCAGCGAAGTCGCGGCTTGGGACTGCTCAGCATGACGGAGCGCGTGCGGCTCCTCAACGGCTCGGTCGAGCTTCGTTCCCGGCCGGGGCAGGGGACGGAAGTGTCGGTCCGCCTTCCGTTGACGATGGATCAGCCATGA
- a CDS encoding FKBP-type peptidyl-prolyl cis-trans isomerase — protein sequence MQRVNWGDTVQIEYTGWLEDGTLVDSSLLSGPLLFTVGQGKVLAGLEHLVLDMTPGESKTEKVPCQLAFGPYREELRCRVERSWLLAQDVKPEVGLGLEVRRTDGEVIHMRIVELNGDTVTLDANHRLAGQDLILHVELLAIPDRPVSGAPGNGRSPSRVS from the coding sequence ATGCAACGCGTGAACTGGGGAGACACGGTGCAAATCGAATACACCGGATGGTTGGAAGACGGCACCCTCGTCGATTCGTCCTTGCTGAGCGGTCCCTTGCTCTTTACCGTCGGACAGGGGAAGGTTCTTGCTGGCCTGGAACACCTGGTGCTCGACATGACGCCGGGTGAATCCAAAACCGAAAAGGTCCCCTGCCAACTCGCGTTCGGACCGTATCGGGAAGAGCTTCGATGCAGAGTCGAACGCTCGTGGCTCCTGGCGCAGGACGTGAAGCCGGAGGTCGGGCTGGGTCTGGAGGTCCGCCGAACCGACGGCGAAGTGATCCACATGAGGATCGTGGAACTGAACGGAGACACCGTGACCCTTGACGCCAACCATCGGCTGGCGGGCCAGGACCTGATCCTGCATGTCGAATTGCTCGCCATCCCGGATAGGCCGGTATCGGGAGCCCCCGGCAACGGCCGGTCTCCGTCACGGGTCTCCTGA
- a CDS encoding peptidoglycan-binding domain-containing protein, which translates to MVEEAWDERDDLDRRLREADRRHKELTRHAATLAQRNRDLQRRVAALEQAPAAKADRPVTRPASLRSSRADGFRSGGIRAGRIAAAFPGARLLRLQSPPMRGTDVRAVQTRLRQHNRPVQADGIYGAATRAAVIRFQRTHGLKPDGIVGPKTWASLARTSRK; encoded by the coding sequence ATGGTTGAGGAGGCCTGGGATGAGCGGGACGACCTGGACCGGCGGCTCAGGGAAGCGGATCGTCGCCACAAAGAGCTTACGCGCCACGCCGCGACGCTGGCGCAACGCAACCGTGACCTTCAACGACGCGTGGCCGCCCTCGAACAGGCGCCGGCTGCAAAAGCCGATCGCCCGGTGACCCGCCCCGCCTCTCTTCGCTCGTCCCGCGCAGACGGCTTTCGTTCCGGCGGAATCAGGGCCGGCCGGATAGCTGCGGCGTTCCCGGGAGCGCGCCTGTTGCGTCTCCAATCCCCGCCCATGCGCGGGACCGACGTGCGCGCCGTCCAGACCCGGCTGCGCCAACACAACAGGCCCGTCCAGGCGGATGGAATTTATGGAGCGGCGACCAGGGCCGCCGTGATCCGATTCCAGCGGACGCACGGGCTCAAGCCCGACGGCATTGTCGGTCCCAAGACTTGGGCCTCCCTGGCCCGAACATCGCGGAAATAG
- a CDS encoding response regulator transcription factor yields the protein MGHAQILLAGLHPLLMEDVRLQFEDRYDLISAPGDRNTLVTTVRRTRPDAVVLDLPAQSRAGLDVVRRLRAASHDTKVIVASWRTDPAFIIDAFRSGASAYLVKPTVPTELPCAVQTVLRGRRYLSSLAGRRRGLIVHAQPETVPPRRFPGREKELLRLIGRGYSAKTIAEKLHLSAEAVGEYIARLMKQLGAKTRRGLSRYLARRSR from the coding sequence ATGGGACACGCACAGATCCTCTTGGCCGGTCTGCATCCGCTCCTGATGGAAGATGTCCGTCTTCAGTTCGAGGACCGGTATGATCTGATCTCGGCGCCGGGGGATCGAAACACGCTGGTGACGACCGTGCGCCGAACACGCCCCGACGCCGTGGTGTTGGATCTCCCGGCGCAATCCCGTGCCGGTCTCGACGTCGTGCGCCGGCTCAGAGCGGCTTCGCACGACACCAAAGTCATCGTGGCCTCATGGCGGACAGACCCGGCGTTTATCATCGATGCGTTCCGCTCAGGAGCGTCCGCCTACCTCGTCAAACCGACCGTTCCGACCGAGTTGCCCTGCGCCGTTCAGACGGTGTTGCGCGGGCGGCGGTATCTCAGCTCGTTGGCCGGGCGGAGACGCGGGTTGATCGTTCATGCTCAACCGGAGACCGTGCCGCCGCGACGGTTCCCCGGGCGCGAGAAGGAACTGCTTCGCCTGATCGGCCGGGGGTACTCCGCAAAGACGATCGCGGAGAAACTCCACCTTTCGGCGGAAGCCGTCGGCGAATACATCGCGCGTCTGATGAAACAGCTCGGCGCCAAGACCAGACGAGGGTTGTCACGATACCTCGCACGCAGGTCACGGTAG
- a CDS encoding FAD-binding and (Fe-S)-binding domain-containing protein: MPLILPERTRAVAADLRRLVGTDKVRDDFPTLTAYAVDASIYRVTPQAVVLVDSEDDIQRVVDYAVARGVPITPRAAGTNLTGSSIGSGVILDVSRLNRVLEVNREEKWARVQPGIVLAELNQHLGRHGLLFGPDPSSGEMCKLGGMLANNSSGPHTLRYGSVKDNVFSLRIYLESGGWLEARAYPLADPAWERVCSGHPALRDVLEVVRRHATVIQAKRPTVSKNSCGYNLFGLADGLERGLFDLPKLFVGSEGTLGVISEATIRLVDKPNATLTALIHFRSLEDVGEAVPQLLGLSPSALEVMDANTLDLIGRRAHGIPAEAAATLLAEVDADGEATDLKEQAERMAAICRRCRLAADLTVAFDRDQRDQLWKARKALYPTLYRFDAKKKPINFVDDVVVRAERIGELIRYLEEFFQGQRVPVAIFGHIGNGNAHIVPLLDVNDERDFARMVEGYHEIHRTVLARFSGSICGEHGDGRVRAEYVRAMFGEELYELFVRVKRALDPAGVLNPGVKISDVPFTEHIDYVRLSKPCATCAKCNSVCPVYDVFQSEDMSSRGWFEIVTSKDYSYLNSKRVVEACLNCKSCRTICPAGVDVADLILKRRAEHPNRAAGLIFRLHARPWLFEPLLKLAARTQWLWDRPAMRAWLERLSRPFMRLIADRARIPREMVLPKLAGRHLRDRYPELVKRGSGDQGGVAYFHGCAANYFDDGVGDAVIAVLRRHGVEPALPPQRCSGTPIETYGHVGLAKEGARFNLQSLAPYDTIVTGCASCTLMLKDYPKLFAEEPERQAAEQLAGKVMHISEFVAKSPKAPAVRAPLTEPRRVTYHSSCHLRAAGVTKEPRRILAALPGVEFVEMQDADRCAGGAGTYVLKDYDTAQKIFERKRRAIEESGAEIVATSCPACMIQLNNGLRGRTQVKHIAQVLEETYDAAQADARRESGT; encoded by the coding sequence ATGCCACTCATTCTTCCCGAACGAACACGGGCTGTCGCCGCGGACCTCAGGCGGCTGGTCGGAACCGACAAAGTCCGTGACGATTTTCCGACCCTGACCGCCTATGCGGTGGACGCCAGCATCTATCGCGTCACCCCGCAAGCCGTCGTCCTGGTCGACTCGGAAGACGATATTCAACGGGTCGTGGACTACGCGGTTGCCCGCGGCGTGCCGATCACCCCGCGCGCGGCCGGCACCAACCTGACCGGCTCGTCCATCGGCTCCGGCGTCATTCTGGATGTGTCCCGTTTGAACCGGGTGCTCGAAGTGAACCGGGAGGAGAAATGGGCCCGCGTCCAGCCCGGCATCGTCCTGGCCGAACTCAACCAGCATCTGGGGCGGCATGGGCTGCTGTTCGGTCCCGATCCCTCCAGCGGGGAGATGTGCAAGCTGGGGGGCATGCTGGCCAATAATTCCTCCGGACCCCATACGCTGCGGTACGGATCGGTCAAGGATAACGTCTTCAGCCTCAGAATATACCTCGAATCGGGCGGCTGGCTGGAGGCGCGCGCCTATCCGCTTGCGGATCCGGCATGGGAACGGGTCTGCTCAGGCCATCCAGCGCTCCGCGACGTGCTCGAAGTGGTGCGCCGCCACGCGACCGTGATTCAGGCCAAGCGCCCGACGGTGAGCAAGAACAGTTGCGGATACAATCTCTTCGGTCTGGCGGACGGATTGGAGCGGGGCCTGTTCGATCTGCCCAAATTATTCGTCGGGAGCGAAGGGACGTTGGGCGTCATCAGCGAAGCGACGATCCGGCTGGTGGACAAACCCAACGCGACGCTGACGGCGCTCATTCACTTCCGCTCGCTCGAGGATGTCGGAGAGGCGGTGCCGCAGTTGCTCGGTCTCTCGCCGAGCGCCTTGGAGGTCATGGATGCCAACACGCTCGACCTCATCGGCCGACGCGCTCACGGCATTCCGGCCGAGGCGGCCGCGACGCTACTGGCCGAGGTGGATGCGGACGGGGAGGCGACGGACCTGAAAGAGCAGGCCGAACGAATGGCCGCCATCTGCCGTCGCTGCCGGCTGGCGGCGGACCTGACCGTCGCCTTCGACCGCGACCAGCGCGATCAGCTCTGGAAGGCGAGAAAGGCGCTTTATCCGACGCTCTACCGTTTCGACGCCAAAAAGAAGCCGATCAACTTCGTGGACGACGTGGTCGTGCGGGCCGAGCGGATCGGCGAGCTGATCCGCTACCTGGAAGAGTTCTTCCAGGGCCAGCGCGTCCCGGTCGCGATTTTCGGTCATATCGGCAACGGCAACGCGCATATCGTGCCGCTGTTGGACGTGAACGACGAGCGCGATTTCGCGCGGATGGTCGAGGGTTACCACGAGATTCACCGGACCGTCCTCGCGCGGTTCAGCGGCTCGATTTGCGGCGAGCACGGCGATGGGCGCGTGCGTGCGGAATACGTCCGCGCGATGTTCGGCGAGGAGCTGTACGAGCTGTTCGTCCGGGTCAAACGTGCGCTGGATCCGGCCGGCGTGCTCAATCCCGGCGTCAAGATCAGCGATGTCCCGTTCACTGAGCATATCGATTACGTCCGCCTGTCGAAGCCCTGCGCGACCTGCGCCAAGTGCAATTCGGTCTGCCCCGTGTACGATGTCTTCCAGTCTGAGGACATGAGCTCACGGGGTTGGTTCGAGATCGTCACGTCGAAGGATTATAGTTACCTCAACTCCAAGCGGGTGGTCGAAGCCTGCCTCAACTGCAAGTCCTGCCGGACCATCTGCCCGGCCGGCGTGGACGTGGCCGACCTGATCCTCAAACGCCGAGCCGAGCATCCGAACCGGGCGGCCGGGTTGATCTTCAGGCTGCACGCGCGGCCCTGGTTGTTCGAGCCTCTCCTCAAACTGGCCGCCCGCACCCAATGGCTGTGGGATCGGCCGGCCATGCGGGCCTGGCTGGAGCGCCTCTCGCGCCCGTTCATGCGGCTGATCGCGGACCGCGCGCGGATTCCGCGCGAGATGGTCCTGCCGAAGCTCGCCGGCCGCCACCTGAGAGATCGATATCCGGAACTGGTCAAGAGAGGAAGCGGCGATCAGGGAGGCGTCGCCTACTTTCATGGCTGCGCGGCCAACTATTTCGACGACGGCGTGGGCGATGCCGTCATCGCCGTGCTTCGACGGCACGGCGTGGAACCGGCCCTGCCGCCGCAGCGCTGCTCAGGAACCCCGATTGAGACCTACGGCCATGTGGGGTTGGCCAAGGAAGGGGCGCGGTTCAACCTGCAATCCCTTGCGCCGTATGACACGATCGTCACCGGCTGCGCCTCCTGCACGCTCATGCTGAAGGATTATCCCAAGCTGTTCGCGGAAGAGCCGGAGCGGCAGGCGGCCGAGCAGTTGGCCGGGAAGGTCATGCACATCTCGGAGTTTGTGGCGAAGTCTCCGAAGGCGCCGGCGGTTCGCGCTCCATTAACCGAGCCGCGCCGGGTGACCTATCATTCTTCCTGCCACCTGCGGGCGGCCGGCGTGACCAAAGAGCCACGGCGGATTCTCGCGGCGTTGCCCGGCGTCGAGTTCGTCGAAATGCAGGACGCCGATCGCTGCGCGGGCGGGGCGGGCACGTATGTGCTCAAGGACTACGACACGGCCCAGAAGATTTTCGAACGTAAGCGCCGGGCGATCGAGGAGAGCGGCGCGGAGATCGTGGCGACCAGTTGTCCGGCCTGCATGATCCAGTTGAACAACGGATTGCGAGGACGGACCCAGGTCAAGCATATAGCCCAGGTGCTTGAGGAGACCTATGACGCGGCGCAGGCTGATGCAAGACGGGAATCAGGGACCTGA
- a CDS encoding MoaD/ThiS family protein, giving the protein MVTVLLFGLTLRDSVGESELEVEISGPMSVKKLIEANQERLAGLVPFMNRGELLVTVNKKVGTLDSTVKDGDTVKLTHQFNPSYEGARWHNP; this is encoded by the coding sequence ATGGTGACCGTGTTGTTGTTCGGGCTCACGCTGCGCGACAGCGTGGGAGAATCGGAACTGGAAGTGGAAATCAGCGGGCCGATGTCCGTGAAAAAGCTGATCGAGGCCAATCAGGAGCGGTTGGCCGGCCTTGTTCCCTTCATGAACAGAGGGGAACTGCTGGTCACCGTCAACAAGAAAGTCGGGACGCTCGATTCGACCGTGAAAGACGGGGACACCGTCAAGCTCACCCATCAATTCAATCCCTCCTACGAAGGCGCCCGCTGGCATAATCCCTAA
- the hrpB gene encoding ATP-dependent helicase HrpB, protein MDPLPIENSLPSLRRALGNGRTAVLTAPPGAGKTTRVPPALLDEPWLQGRRIIMLEPRRLAARAAAHFMAVTLGETVGRTVGYRMRLDTKVGPTTRIEVVTEGILTRLLQHDPSLAEYGIVIFDEFHERSLHADLGLALCLEAQRLFRPDLRLLVMSATLDCEKVADLLDHAPVIACEGRLFPVDTRYLDRPVSGPLDQEMVRIIRRALQQEQGSLLVFLPGMAEIRRVERRLQEARLDPTAVVAPLHGDLPQEAQDLAIRPAAPGARKIVLATSIAETSLTIDGIRVVIDAGFLRTPRFDPRTGLTRLETIRVTQDSAEQRRGRAGRLEPGVCYRLWTAVEQQTLAARRPPEILDADLAPMLLELAAWGAADPYALSWPDSPPAGAVAQAKDLLTRLGALDDRGRITPHGRQMAELGLHPRLAHMILNAIPLDLGGLACEVAALLSERDLLRSQPGWRNADLRLRLDVLHEVQARGERQGARGDRKLEGPPGAGVDRSACQRVRRVAEQWRRQLRVPASESGDLERLGVLLAFAYPDRIAQRQRGTDRRYLLANGRGASFPQPEPLASEDYLVIADLDAGAQWARIDLAAPVSREDLETSCGDQIRDVETLWWDDRTQAVQARRQRRLGELVLADQPISHPAPAQITATLLQGLRRMGLASLPWTKELRQWRARVAFLRRVEGAASGWPDVSDEALFDGLEHWLGPFLDGVTRLDALQRLDLAGPLQALLTREQQRRLDRLAPTHLVVPSGSRIRLDYEAGDVPVLPVRLQEMFGCRETPRIADGKVPVMVHLLSPAGRPVQVTQDLGNFWASGYRDVRKELRGRYPKHHWPDDPLAARPTSRTSRRA, encoded by the coding sequence ATGGATCCGCTGCCGATCGAGAACAGCCTCCCGAGTCTCCGCCGCGCGTTGGGAAACGGTCGAACCGCGGTCCTGACCGCACCGCCCGGCGCGGGGAAGACGACCCGCGTGCCGCCGGCCTTGCTCGATGAGCCGTGGCTGCAGGGCCGGCGGATCATCATGCTGGAACCCCGCCGCCTCGCGGCGCGCGCGGCCGCGCACTTTATGGCCGTGACGCTCGGCGAAACAGTCGGCCGGACGGTCGGCTATCGCATGCGCCTCGATACGAAGGTCGGGCCGACGACGCGCATCGAGGTCGTGACCGAAGGCATCCTCACCCGTCTGTTGCAGCACGATCCGTCCCTCGCCGAGTATGGAATCGTCATCTTCGACGAGTTCCACGAGCGAAGTCTGCACGCGGACCTCGGGCTCGCCCTGTGTCTCGAAGCGCAGCGCCTCTTTCGTCCGGACCTTCGCCTGCTCGTCATGTCGGCCACGTTGGATTGCGAAAAGGTCGCAGACCTGCTGGACCACGCTCCGGTGATCGCCTGCGAAGGACGCCTGTTTCCGGTGGACACCCGCTACCTGGACCGTCCGGTCTCCGGACCGCTGGACCAAGAGATGGTTCGGATCATTCGGCGCGCCCTGCAGCAGGAGCAGGGCAGCCTCCTCGTGTTCCTACCCGGCATGGCCGAAATCAGGCGGGTGGAACGGCGCCTGCAGGAAGCCCGCCTCGATCCCACCGCCGTCGTTGCGCCGTTGCACGGCGACCTGCCGCAAGAAGCGCAAGACCTGGCGATCAGGCCGGCGGCGCCGGGCGCGCGCAAGATCGTCCTGGCCACCTCAATCGCGGAGACCAGCCTGACGATCGACGGGATTCGGGTCGTCATCGACGCCGGCTTCTTGCGCACGCCGCGGTTCGATCCACGCACCGGTCTCACCCGGCTGGAGACCATCCGGGTGACCCAGGATTCGGCCGAGCAACGTCGCGGCCGAGCCGGACGACTGGAACCCGGCGTATGCTACCGCCTGTGGACCGCCGTAGAGCAGCAGACGCTGGCCGCGCGGCGGCCGCCCGAGATCTTGGATGCCGACCTCGCCCCGATGCTGCTGGAACTCGCGGCCTGGGGCGCCGCCGATCCCTACGCCCTGTCCTGGCCGGACTCTCCGCCGGCCGGAGCTGTCGCTCAGGCGAAGGACCTGCTCACACGTCTGGGCGCGCTGGATGACCGGGGGCGGATCACGCCGCATGGCCGGCAGATGGCGGAGCTGGGGCTGCATCCGCGCCTCGCGCACATGATCCTGAACGCGATCCCCCTCGATCTCGGCGGCCTCGCCTGCGAGGTGGCGGCCTTGCTCAGCGAGCGGGATCTTCTGCGGAGCCAGCCCGGGTGGCGAAACGCGGATCTTCGGCTGCGGCTGGATGTGTTGCATGAAGTCCAAGCGAGGGGCGAGAGGCAAGGGGCAAGGGGGGACAGGAAGTTGGAAGGGCCGCCCGGCGCCGGCGTTGACCGGTCGGCCTGTCAACGCGTGCGGCGCGTGGCGGAACAGTGGCGACGACAACTCCGGGTGCCGGCCTCTGAGAGCGGCGATCTCGAGCGGCTCGGCGTCTTGCTGGCCTTCGCCTACCCGGACCGGATCGCGCAACGCCAGCGCGGGACCGATCGCCGATACCTGTTGGCCAACGGTCGTGGCGCCTCTTTTCCGCAACCGGAGCCCCTCGCGTCGGAGGACTATCTCGTCATTGCCGACTTGGACGCCGGCGCCCAGTGGGCGAGAATTGATCTGGCCGCGCCCGTGTCGCGGGAGGATCTCGAAACCTCCTGCGGCGATCAGATTCGGGACGTGGAGACCCTGTGGTGGGACGATCGGACACAAGCGGTGCAGGCCCGGCGGCAACGCCGGCTCGGCGAACTGGTGCTGGCGGACCAGCCGATTTCACATCCCGCCCCTGCGCAGATCACCGCGACGCTGCTGCAGGGTCTTCGCCGGATGGGCCTGGCCTCTTTGCCCTGGACCAAGGAGTTGCGGCAATGGCGGGCGCGGGTCGCTTTTCTGCGCCGGGTGGAGGGCGCCGCGTCCGGCTGGCCCGACGTTTCCGACGAGGCGCTGTTTGACGGCCTGGAACACTGGCTGGGACCGTTCCTGGACGGCGTGACCCGGCTCGATGCCTTACAGCGCCTCGATCTCGCCGGTCCCTTGCAGGCTTTGCTGACCCGGGAGCAACAACGACGGCTCGACCGGCTCGCGCCCACCCATCTCGTCGTGCCGAGCGGGTCCCGCATCCGGCTGGACTACGAAGCGGGCGACGTCCCTGTGCTGCCGGTCCGGCTGCAGGAGATGTTCGGCTGCCGCGAGACCCCCCGCATCGCGGACGGCAAAGTCCCTGTCATGGTGCACTTGCTCTCGCCAGCCGGCCGGCCGGTGCAGGTCACCCAGGACCTCGGCAATTTCTGGGCTTCGGGCTATCGGGACGTGCGGAAAGAATTGCGCGGCAGGTATCCCAAACACCACTGGCCCGACGATCCGTTGGCTGCCCGGCCGACGAGCCGGACATCACGCCGCGCGTAG
- a CDS encoding response regulator transcription factor, with translation MKRARLLLADDHTMFLEAIQKVLEPEFDLVGQVADGRALLDAATRLRPDVILMDLSMPLLNGIDAARQLRRLVPDTRLVFLSMHADPTYVTEAFRAGASAYVLKRSTAAELIQAVRTVLRNQYYVSPLLAKDILDPLLQRTGRPPVLHSELTLRQREVLQLVAEGRSLKEIAAVLNVSVKTVEFHKSRIMKQLGLRTTAELTKYAMTHGLVST, from the coding sequence ATGAAACGGGCCCGCCTTCTCCTCGCCGACGATCACACGATGTTTCTGGAGGCCATCCAGAAAGTGCTGGAGCCGGAGTTCGATCTCGTCGGCCAGGTCGCCGACGGACGCGCGCTCCTGGACGCGGCCACCCGCCTTCGTCCAGACGTCATCCTGATGGACCTCTCCATGCCGCTGCTGAACGGGATCGACGCCGCGCGGCAGTTACGCCGCCTGGTGCCGGATACGCGCCTGGTGTTCCTGAGCATGCACGCCGACCCGACGTACGTGACGGAAGCGTTCCGCGCCGGAGCGTCCGCCTATGTCCTCAAACGCTCGACGGCAGCGGAACTGATCCAAGCGGTCCGCACGGTGCTCCGGAACCAGTATTATGTGTCGCCGCTGCTGGCCAAAGACATCCTCGACCCGTTGCTGCAGCGCACCGGGCGGCCCCCGGTCCTGCACAGCGAGCTGACGCTTCGACAGCGCGAAGTGCTTCAACTCGTCGCCGAGGGCCGCTCGCTGAAAGAAATCGCCGCCGTGCTCAACGTGTCCGTCAAGACCGTGGAATTTCACAAGTCGCGGATCATGAAACAGCTCGGCCTGCGCACGACCGCCGAGCTGACGAAGTACGCGATGACCCATGGATTGGTCTCCACCTAG